DNA from Deltaproteobacteria bacterium:
GGTTGGATGGAAATTTTGAATCTCTGGCCGTTTTCGCAAGGGGAAAGGTTGGGGATTCAATAAAGGTTTGTGGATGCCCTTTTCGAAGAGAAGCTTCCTACCCCCAAGGCCCCCGCCGAAGATCAATCCCGGATCCTGGATAAAGTGATAACCGGCGGATATCCCGAGGCCGTGAAGCGAACAGCTGCAGGGAGGAGGAGAGCCTGGTTCGGCAGAGGATTGGCTGGCGAGAGCCGAAGGCGATCTGGCCCTCGCACGGGCTCCATTGCCTGAAGGGGCATTCTATGTGGACGCTGCCCTCCTTACCTCTTATGCATGGGAAGCCAGATATCCCGGTCTGAGCGAACCGGTGACCGAATACTCTAAAGCAGGAGGAAGCCGATGGAGCAATGCGTGAGTCGCTATAACTCCTTGGGATTGGAGGTCAGCCTGCCGCAAGAGGTCATCTTGTGCGATGTAACAATGCGCGATGGAGAACAGACGCCAGGCGTGGCTTTTACTTTGACGGAAAAAATTGAACTCGCCAAAAAATTAGATGCCATCGGAGTTCCTCAGATTCAAGTGGGAATAGCCGGAAGTTCTAAAAATATACACAAGGAAGTGGAGACGATTTGCCAATTAGGTTTGGCGAGCAAAACAGAGGTCATGACCCGGGGAACTTTCGAAGGTTGGCAAAAGGACATTGAAGCCGCCCTGAGTTGCAGGGCAGATATCCTACATTCGTATTTGCCCATGTCTTCCTATATCCGCAGTATGTATGCCCCTTTGTCTGACGAACAAATGCTCCAAAGGGCGGATCATATCATCCAGCATGCCCAAAAAATGGGGGCCAAAATCATTAACATAAGTCTCCTGGATGCGACTCGGGCGGAGGAAAATTTCTTATTGGCAATGATTCGCCGAGTCGCGGATAAAGGGGTAGACCGCATCCGCATCGCCGATACGGTCGGCACGGCCACCCCAGAAGGGATCTCTTACCTCATCCGCCGGGTTTGCCAAACGGTTGGGCATCTGAAAAAACAACCCCTAATCGGCCTTCACTGCCATAATGATTTTGGCTTGGCCTTA
Protein-coding regions in this window:
- a CDS encoding 2-isopropylmalate synthase, producing MEQCVSRYNSLGLEVSLPQEVILCDVTMRDGEQTPGVAFTLTEKIELAKKLDAIGVPQIQVGIAGSSKNIHKEVETICQLGLASKTEVMTRGTFEGWQKDIEAALSCRADILHSYLPMSSYIRSMYAPLSDEQMLQRADHIIQHAQKMGAKIINISLLDATRAEENFLLAMIRRVADKGVDRIRIADTVGTATPEGISYLIRRVCQTVGHLKKQPLIGLHCHNDFGLALANVFAGVKAGATLIDVSVNGLGERSGNPSLAEVAMGLEILYKVKTHIRLDHLYELAKLVERISGLPIPTNKPFVGEYAFADESDAHVAAILKEPFAFQGVRPELLGNKRRFVIGKSAGPNVLNLKSKEWGLKVSKELYPKIMERIREKSEKQKGKILTDEELIEIIKSSEV